A single genomic interval of Macadamia integrifolia cultivar HAES 741 chromosome 6, SCU_Mint_v3, whole genome shotgun sequence harbors:
- the LOC122081025 gene encoding uncharacterized protein LOC122081025, translating into MPLRRGSSGPGLQRNRSVCCRVPFAILLFFAVAPLLFLIGRSLHTTTTATIDPNGIQTGNVQNLDWREWLAMQYFTSIFSKEVFHAWRDMGRGSKKCWNEKVASGPYIASAAISYRLLMLWKITSSLFTESLPLVSVVGVILYQKQKMSTLCMSLKHMKL; encoded by the exons ATGCCTTTGAGACGGGGATCCTCTGGTCCTGGCCTCCAGAGGAACAGAAGCGTTTGCTGTCGTGTACCTTTCGCAATTCTCCTTTTCTTTGCAGTTGCGCCCTTGCTTTTTCTCATCGGACGGAGTCTCCACACCACTACCACCGCCACAATCG ATCCAAACGGAATCCAAACTGGGAATGTACAG AATTTAGATTGGCGAGAATGGCTGGCGATGCAATATTTTACATCCATTTTCTCAAAAGAG GTTTTCCATGCCTGGAGAGATATGGGGCGAGGAAGTAAGAAATGCTGGAATGAGAAGGTGGCTAGTGGCCCATACATTGCTTCTGCGGCGATTAGTTACCGGTTATTGATGCTTTGGAAGATCACGTCAAGTCTGTTCACAGAGAGTTTACCCTTGGTATCTGTCGTAGGCGTTATTTTGTatcaaaaacagaaaatgaGCACTCTGTGCATGTCATTGAAGCACATGAAGCTCTGA